Sequence from the Peromyscus eremicus chromosome 4, PerEre_H2_v1, whole genome shotgun sequence genome:
TGCTGGTAACCTTCATCACAGCTTTCTGAGGAAGGGGGAGTATACGGTAAATACATGTCTGTACCCCTGGGGTTCTGGCGCTTGCCTTGGGCAGACTTTTTCAGCTGTTTCTGACTACTGTCCTCTTCCTCTTTACCTTGTCCTTTTCCTTTAGCTTTCGTCTTGGGAAGGTTAAAATATGTCgcatcttgcttctcctcttcagtcttgcCACTGGCTGCATCCCCAGGCTGCGCCATGGCCAGCAGAGCAAGTGTGCTCCTTCTCTGGCTCACCGACATGGTGCTGTCCTCACCCACTAGGGTGAAGTCATTCTCTGATGCTGCACTCTCTCCACTTACGCTCTGGCTAGTAGAAACAAACTCGTGATTTCTGTTACTACTCAATGCACTGTCAACAGCAATTTCACTATCTTCTTTAGATTCATGATTTATAACCAACTGTTTCTTAAATGGGTCAGAACTTTGCTCCTGAACTTCATGACCTGGTCCAACCATGGCTGAAGGTGCTTTAGTTGGTATATTTTGACCAGATGCTTCCACATGCTGTTGATCAAGGATTGTTTTTGACTGAAGGGTGGGTACCGATGAAAGGTTTACAGTAACCTGATTTCCATTTAAGGAAATGTCATTAATATTCTGTGGCTTTCCTACTGTAGCTGTTATAAAGTCGGAATTCACATGCCTGACATCTAATGACTGCTGAAAatgagatttagaatcaccaccTTCAACAGCCTGCATGGTTTCATTTGAAGTTGACTTGGAAAAGTCAGAGGGTGTAACCCCACAAGCTGCTGCTGTAGCTGCCAAGATGTCATCTACAtttgataaaatatttctttcatcaCTGAGAAGCATTGCCTCTGGGAAGCATATCGATCCAAGAGAAACAAACTGATTCTTTGAATCATGTGGATTGGTTTCATTGAAAGGGCCCTTCGTTGTTAGCTGCTGCAAAGGTTTTGAAGGTTCAGGGAGGTCTAGTTTCATAATATCAGAATTTTGAGGATGGAGCTGCTCCTGGGGATGCTCACCATTGCTCTGGATGATATGACCATCCATCTGAAGGAAAGAATGGACCACTTGTTGAGGACTCTGTACACGTTGTACTTGTAAAGATGGCTTTGCTTGTCCCAGGCTTGCCTGCAGAATCCCAGCCTGCTGAAGAATCTGTAAATCACAGGCAGAATCTAAAAGGACTGGTGTATTAGGAAGAGCCTGATGACTATGCCCTAAAGCATGATTTGGAATCTGTATCTGAGATGAGGCACTAATTATTTGATCATGCTGTTCCTGAACCTTGGCTTCATGCATCTTATGGATGAGAGAATGCTGCTGGTTGAGGTCTTTAGTGTTCAACCTTATCTGTGGAGCTTGCATTAAATTAGTTGCCTTCTTAAGATCAGGGTTTATTGCATTATTGGGCTGGCCACTTTGCTGGCTAAGTTGTGTCACTGAACCAACcatgttttcttcttgttttgagCCCTGGAGAGCAACTCCAACCACTTGGTCTTCAAGGTGGGAGTTGTTTCTGGTTATCCTCTGAGAATATCGGTCATCTGACTTTGATGTCTTATAAACTGACTCTTGAGCATTTCCTTCTCCATCAGGTAGCCTTTGGCTTGACTCAAGAGATGCCTGTGACTGCAATGCCTGTAACTTTTGCACTGGAAAATCATCATCTTGCTTTGAGGATGTATACACATTTGAGTCAAGTTTTCTCTCAGCATAAGACTTTGGATCAGGGGAAGGTATGCTATTCTGTATTGCCTGACCACGAGTAGAGGATGCAAAAGATGACTGCACAGCAGGCAAAAACTTTTGGGGCTGAGGTGGTGAAGATCCTTGGGTGTGAGTGTTTGGGGATGAATGCATAGAAATATAATTTGGTGTTGGGCTAGAATCTGGCAAGCTCTGGCCCCGAGAGGCAGAAgaataagaaagagaaggggCTGTTAATGTCAGAGACTGACCAGACGCATAGCTTTCTGAAGGGCTAACAACTGATAAAACCTGTGATTGAGATGAATAACTGACTTGTGTTTGGCTAACTGGTGACAGACCCTGAGAGTGACCTACTGATGACAGGTCTCCTGTCTGAGCAGGGTAATTCTCATTTGTAACTAAAGATAATACTTCTTGCTGATTGGACGAATAACTAAGTGTCTCATTTTCAGAGGTTACAGGCTGAGATGACCCAGAAAAAGTCAATGTTTTGTATAAGGATGGCAATTTCTCAACCCTGCTGGACCTATAAACATGTGAATGAACAATAGATGGCACATTATGTGGCTGTACTAAACCATAATTTTGGGACTGACTGACTGATAAAAGGCTGGGTAGCTGTGCTGTAGAATAAATTTGTGCTTGACCTGATATTACAGAACTCTGGTTATGTAAAGGTTTAGAATAGTTTAGTGTTTGCACAGGAGGAATCACACTTTGAGGCTTCAAAATTGTAGTTGATGTTAGTGGTTGTTTTGTAGAACAGCCATCTACTTTTGTAGCAGAAGGAAGATACCCTGATGATGGAATTACAGATGAATAAGACTGAGCAAGTTCTGCTGAGACCTGAGGGGTCTTCTGTTGCAATGCTCCATTGCTCACCTGAGTAGAATCTCGAATTGAGCTACAGGATAAAGATGACTGCCTGGATGTTTCCTGAAAATTACCAATACTTGCACTTGACAGATAACTATGTAAGGGATGCTGTGAACCAGTCAGTTGTGCCTGAATAGACTGGGTACTTGAAGGCCGCTGGTGGTGTTTAATAACACTACATTCTCGAAGAAGGGCTCTTTCAATGGAAGCAGCAGAACTAGTAAAAAGAGCTGAACTGTAGGCTTGAGGGGTTTGCTGGGCTCCCCCAAGTGTTGAAGGCAACAAACTAAATTGAGGTTGTAAAAGATGGGGTGCTGACTCTTGAGCTGAACGATATGTTGAAGACTGAGGTGGTATGCTGTTACTTAATGCAGAACTGCCCAGGCGCTCAAATGCCAAAGCAGTTGGAACAGTTCCCTGGGAAGTCTTAATTTGTAGCAAAGGATCATGAGGGTTTAAAATTCCATTTGACGTAGTGTTAAAAGATGAATCCTGAAGCACCAAAGGTGAGGTGGTCACAAAGTTTCTATTGCTAAAGGTGGCAGGGTGCTGATAAGCGGACAGCACAGGGGGTGGAAGTGTCCCAGCAGTGGGCAGGGGTCCCGTAACAAACAGCTCAGTTGTTGCTGAGGAATGCATGCCTATGAAGAGAACATACAGAAATCTTCATGTAATTGTAGCACAGATACCTAAATA
This genomic interval carries:
- the Qser1 gene encoding glutamine and serine-rich protein 1; its protein translation is MDAHYAPAGFAEPPAPPASAATQPAAPAWAYEARVPTAASSPSCSGSSPSLKASYEDGHPSQSEPDILQRQTFAASHQLPGYGTTPQATGMHSSATTELFVTGPLPTAGTLPPPVLSAYQHPATFSNRNFVTTSPLVLQDSSFNTTSNGILNPHDPLLQIKTSQGTVPTALAFERLGSSALSNSIPPQSSTYRSAQESAPHLLQPQFSLLPSTLGGAQQTPQAYSSALFTSSAASIERALLRECSVIKHHQRPSSTQSIQAQLTGSQHPLHSYLSSASIGNFQETSRQSSLSCSSIRDSTQVSNGALQQKTPQVSAELAQSYSSVIPSSGYLPSATKVDGCSTKQPLTSTTILKPQSVIPPVQTLNYSKPLHNQSSVISGQAQIYSTAQLPSLLSVSQSQNYGLVQPHNVPSIVHSHVYRSSRVEKLPSLYKTLTFSGSSQPVTSENETLSYSSNQQEVLSLVTNENYPAQTGDLSSVGHSQGLSPVSQTQVSYSSQSQVLSVVSPSESYASGQSLTLTAPSLSYSSASRGQSLPDSSPTPNYISMHSSPNTHTQGSSPPQPQKFLPAVQSSFASSTRGQAIQNSIPSPDPKSYAERKLDSNVYTSSKQDDDFPVQKLQALQSQASLESSQRLPDGEGNAQESVYKTSKSDDRYSQRITRNNSHLEDQVVGVALQGSKQEENMVGSVTQLSQQSGQPNNAINPDLKKATNLMQAPQIRLNTKDLNQQHSLIHKMHEAKVQEQHDQIISASSQIQIPNHALGHSHQALPNTPVLLDSACDLQILQQAGILQASLGQAKPSLQVQRVQSPQQVVHSFLQMDGHIIQSNGEHPQEQLHPQNSDIMKLDLPEPSKPLQQLTTKGPFNETNPHDSKNQFVSLGSICFPEAMLLSDERNILSNVDDILAATAAACGVTPSDFSKSTSNETMQAVEGGDSKSHFQQSLDVRHVNSDFITATVGKPQNINDISLNGNQVTVNLSSVPTLQSKTILDQQHVEASGQNIPTKAPSAMVGPGHEVQEQSSDPFKKQLVINHESKEDSEIAVDSALSSNRNHEFVSTSQSVSGESAASENDFTLVGEDSTMSVSQRRSTLALLAMAQPGDAASGKTEEEKQDATYFNLPKTKAKGKGQGKEEEDSSQKQLKKSAQGKRQNPRGTDMYLPYTPPSSESCDEGYQHQEKMRQKIKEVEEKQPEVKTGFIASFLDFLKCGPKQQFSTLAVRMPNKSRRSGTQVTRNIYPPPLAKMSPATPVPLALETGGVSPSEKADNELKNVEQLSSFSSDEEDPGMCGHDIYKNISAPLTALDATSDKTKKTVSEALPMSTPGASAETVGAAPTSSSAGAVKQDLHLTSSAANTLENANSTEPPKAIQLDSLPADQFAKGQATVAIEGFTDEENVESGGEGQYKERDEFVVKIEDIETFKEALNIGKEPPAIWKVQKALLQKFVPEIRDGQREFAATNSYLGYFGDAKTKYKRIYVKVIENANKKEYVRVCSKKPRNKPSQAIRNVLSKPSSSKTSDPPVSKTTTTKASSTKPKVKQLKMKAEPPPKKRKKWKEEFSSSQSESSPEVRSSSSEDEEFDPPAPFVTRFLNTRAMKETFKSYMELLVSIALDPDTMQALEKSNDELLLPHMKKIDGMLNDNRKRLLVNLHLDQPFKNALESFPELTIITRDSKAKSGGSAISKIKMNGKAYNKKTLRTSKTTTKSAQEFAVDPEKIQLYSLYHSLHHYKYHVYLICKNEISSVQKKNEDLGQEEIVQLCMKNVKWVEDLFEKFGELLNHVQQKCS